The following DNA comes from Solanum stenotomum isolate F172 chromosome 11, ASM1918654v1, whole genome shotgun sequence.
TAATTTCAGCCAGCTAGTATCAGCTATATGTCTAAGACACCTTAGAGTAGACAAAAGATTTACTTAAGCATTATTTAGCATTATAAGAAGAGAATATTAAACAAATCGCTAGCACCTAGTTAGGGTGTGTAAACTTGATATCAAAGCATTGATTTTCTTGTGAGTCATGGACCAATGTCTTAATGGAATCTATACTTCTAATATGTTGTGCGCTGTTTCAATATTTTGTGATTCTGTGGAGGGATATTAGGTTTTCTTATGTGTTATTTTAGATTTCTTTCAATGTTGGTAAAGTCATGTCTAGAGCCAAATAAGTGTTAACTATAACTTCTTTAGGAGGAGCAGGAGATATCACCTCACCATAGATCAGTGAGATCCCAGCAAAGCTAAAGGAGTGATAAATTTGTTCAGATTGAGGCTTAGTCTCTTATTCCCCTGCTTCCCAACCAATAAGAAGGTGGAATGAATTTACTCTCACCCAATGGGATAGTATAGACAAACATATGATTGACGCTATTAAGTATCTTTCTTAAGAGGTGCAAAAATCTTAAACTACATAATAAGGACATTGAGGTCTAAGCTTTTCAGACTAGccaaaaatgttgttgcacCCATGTCGGATCATCCCAAAATGCACTACCTTTGGGGGATACAACACGCAACCGACATCATCTTTTttaagagtctgagcaacataacATGAGGTAGAAATACAATGGTACTATACGATGTGTGATTAAATACCAAACTGTTGGCCCAAAGTTAGCAAAGTCTCTAGTAGTTCTTTGGCATCAGGCCTTTCATTTGGAGAGACACTTAAGCATTGCAGAGCAATTTCAAGCACTAGAAGCATTTGTTGATGAACTTGAACTGAATTTCCACTCACTCTGCTGTCAACAACTTCACCCAAATCTTCATGCTGAATTATCCACTTAGCCAACTCTGTTCCTTCACTAATTGCTGGTTTCCCTGTTAGAAGCTCAAGCATTATTACGCCAAAGCTGTACATATTACCGGCCTCAGTCACTTTCATCACATACGCATATTCTGCAAATACAAACATTACATGAAAAATCATTGACTTATAAAGCAGAGAGAAAATAAGCACTTGTTATTTAGTGAAGCTGGTATCCTGCATAAAGGAGAAAGAAATTCAATAAGTTGGTGTCGTAAATTCGATAGATGTAAAGTTCAATCACATTGAATACTTTCCTTCCCCTTCCTTCTATCCCGATCTTACCACTTTAAAAGACATTAACTATATGGAGTAACGTAGTCAGTTAAGTTTCCTACTGCTGATTTCAACTTATTTGAGACTCAAGTGTAGTAGTTGTAGTATTTGTTGTAGTAGTATAAGAACAGGAACTATAAATGGTCCTTAAAGtaacaaaaactaagaaaatgaaAGTTGGTTCGTGTTGGTTTATGGACGACGCTATATCTCTGTGTTGTAGTTATCATCCTACCCAATTAGATATAATTTCTGGTTTCAAACTCTCAAGATACAACAAACCATAAAGTTTCTTGATGAAGAATCTGACAAAGGGATTCTTGATAATCCTAAAGGACTCTGAATTGCCTTGTAGGTAAAATAGTGTGCAAAGTGAAGTGAGTGATTGTAAAGACATGAATTAAAGAACATTCAATAATTACTTGTTTAAGATTTGAATCACATCATCGTCGCAAAAGCAACGAAGGATCAGTTTACCTGGAGGAACATATCCCACTGCTACAGAAAATTGTGAAGAATTAAATGTGCTCCCTAGCTCAATATCTCCAATTAAGGGTTGGTTCAAATGTTTCATAAAGATGCTGCTTGATGAAATATGGAAGAGAATGATCTGATCGCTGAAGAGAGAACCTCCATGTAAGAGAGCCAAACCTCTACAAATGCCAACTACTATGTCAAAGCGACTTTTCCAGTCTAAAGTACTGTCATCACATCTTCCGTGAAGGAGGTCAAAGAGTGTTCCATGTTGAGGGTATTCATAAACTATATATGTAGTATCAGATTCCACAACACAAGCAAGGGGAGCCATGGTGTAGTTGCTCAGGTGGCCAATATTAACAAGCCCTTGTTTGAACCTTTCCAAGCTATGCAGGCTGACTGACCTGTTCTTCTTCTTAATTCTCTTGATGCAATAGTACACACCACAAGGCATCATAACCTTGTAGTAAGTGTAGAACTGGTTGCTTTGCATAACATTAATTGGCCTACAAATTGCGGTCATGGCCTTGGACAGTTTAATTTGAAACTGGTGGAGGCTATCACCAGTGATCCAACAAACCTCGGTTTGGTGCAGGTTAGTTGAAATAGCAATCACCACAAAAACAGCAATTGTTGCTACACATGCAATTGGGACAACAACTGCAACAACTATTGATGTTCTCTTTTTTGCAGCCGCTTGTGGTGGAGCAACTGCGGAAGGATAGATCAGATCCCCATTTCCACCTGTCTCAACACTGACAAAGTTTTCAAACTTTGGAACAACTCCAGACAGTTGATTGTTTGAAAGCACCAACCTAGTCAAGCCTCTCATTCCCGTCAGGTAGTCTGGAATCTGACCCGAGAACCTGTTGTAAGAGAGATCCAAAACTTCCAATGAAGTCAATCTCGAAAAACTACTTGGTATAGGTCCTTGAAAAAGATTGTGACTCAGATTCAAAGCAATCTGTAAACTCAAAGGCATATCAGGAATAGGCCCACCGAGTTGGTTCCCTCCAAGTTGGAGTTCTAACAGCACATTTAAGTTACTAATGTCAACCGGAATTCGACCACTTAGATTATTCGCCTGCAAATTCAAGTTTGTGAGATTTCTCAAACTTGATAACGAACTTGGAATGGAACCAGTCAACAAATTCCAGCTGAAATTGAGCCTCTGCAATCTGTTCAACTGTGAAATGTTACTTGGAATTTCTCCAACTAGGTTATTGGACTGAAGACTCAGTACCTGAAGATTAGAAATATCACCCAACTCAACAGGAATAACACCACTCAGCTTATTCTGGGCTAAGTTCAAAAGGGCCAGCTTTTGGCACTTCCCCAATTCAGAAGGAATTGGTCCAGTTAACTGGTTGTTGTCCAGTTCCAAGTAGGTCAAACTTTGAAGGCTTTCAAAGGAAGCAGATGGAAATGATCCATTCAAAGCATTTTGCCCCAATCTCAACCTGATCAAATTTATCGACATGTTTGAAGGAACAGGTCCCTCTAACTTATTGCAAGTGAGATAAATAAACTGCAAGTTCAGTGGAGATAAGAGGTCCTGAGGAATTGTACCATTCAATCTGTTAAAACTGAGGTCCAAATTCCTCAGGTATGTGGTTATACCAAAGGGTATATTTCCAACAAAACCATTCTGATTCGCAGAAAAATGTGTCAGCGTTTTGATATTCACAAGGGATTGTGGGATTGTGCCACTCAATTTATTGGCTGACAAGATCAAGACTTGCAATTTGGAAAGTTCGCCCAATATATTAGGGATTACACCAAATAGATTATTTTGAGAAAGGTCAATCAAAGTTAAGTTGCCAAAGTTCACAATTTGAGTGGGGAATTCACCTTCAAAAGAATTTGCAGAGAGATGAAGCTCCTCCAGAAGATTAAATTTTCCAAGACTGGTAGGAACTGAACCACTAAACATGTTAGAGCTAAGGTTCAAACTCTTGAGTGAATTCAATCCATCCAACTGCAAGTCAACTTTCCCCTTCAAGTCATTAAAAGAAAAGTCTAAAGACTCCAACTTTCCAAAACCAGTGAAAGTAGGCAAAAAACCCTCCAATTTATTCCCACTAAAGTTCAACAATTTCAACCCACTAATCCCCCCACAAAAAGTGATGAACTCATTTGGGATAGAGCTCAAAAAATTTTGGGAAACATCAAGAGACTCCAAAGTAtcaatttgacaaataaaaggCAAGAATTCAGAGCTAGAAATAGTGAACAATGAAAAGGTAACTTTGGTAAGGGAAGAATTGTTAGAATTGCAAGAAATCCCTTTCCAAgaacatggggttgagtttcTATCAATCCCATTCCATGCAAAAGAAGAACCAGTATCATTCTGAAGCAGATCATAGACCTTTGTCATGGCACTAATTTGATTTGGGGGCAATTGGGAAAGGAccaaatgtaaaaagaaagacAAGTACAGAATAGAAGGAAGATAGACAAACATTGTGGCTTGCATTTGGTTTCAAGAATTGAACTGATAAACTTCAGTAGGCAGTATTATGCATGCACAAGATCCTAGTCATCATTATTAACAAAGCAGAAAGATCAACAGGAGACTTGAAAGACCTTTGACTCATGCAACAGTTCCACTACTATGATAGTTAGAACTCTAATCAGTTTGGTTAAAGTTTCTAAGAACAGcttattttgaaaagtattttttataaaaatgattttcaaataagTATTTTTGGCAAGAAGCAGTTTATGTTTGATCCAAAAATTCTAAAAACACTTTGAGCAGTAATTAATGTTTGACAAGCTTTTTAAAAATGCTTCTAAAGGGTTGTTTGATAGGATGTATTAGAATCtctaatacatgtattaaatatgatattatttaatcCTTTGTTAGTAAGATTTTCATCTTATGAATAACGAATacaatacatgtattagttatacacctTATTCAGTATTATAGGGTGTACAATTAATACATTGCAAATCATGGTATGAGTAATACAAGGTTATTACTATATGGATAAGCATGTTTAAAGACAAAATTGTCTTTGATACATTAAACCAAATAATCAATAAGAAATATTCTCAGTATTAGGCATAtgtatcggtcggttcggtttgattttgatgtataTCAACTTAACTTATCGATTATCAGTGTGTAGACATGCTAAATTGTTAAATAACCATTAAGGTATCAATTTATCAGTCGTTATCGGTTAAACCGTCAAGATTTCGcactaaaaatcatttaaaaatcaCATAGATacaaggtgacaaaccaaatgaattATGCACATGAATTGACTTCATTTTGCTCAAAAGCAAGCACTTTCATGTTCTAGAATAACCGAGAGTATGAGACAGTTGAAGGTATGAAACTAAACCTTAAGTCAAGGACTCTATATATCAAatgatatatattaatttattaatttactatcaGATTATCAGTGAACCCGTTAGAAAAAATCCCAAGCCGTTAAGAATGGATAACCCGATGCAagaaataataatcaaaaccaGTACCGAAACCCACTAATTCAATAACCCATTGCGGCATTATCGataaatcaataacttttttttgtttgggttATTGGTTGTAATTCGATTTTGAACAACCCTACACCGCATTACTACGAGACCCTACCGAACACAattttatacactctaccaaataATTTAAAGcgtatttttctcaaaagtaTTTTCAAAAAGGTGCTTTTGGAGAAAAACTACCTTGTTTAGCTTGCAAAAAATAGTTTCAGTTACTCCTTCAAAGTACTATTTTTATCTCAAAAACTTAATAAGCACCTTACTTTTCTAAAA
Coding sequences within:
- the LOC125845693 gene encoding leucine-rich repeat receptor-like tyrosine-protein kinase PXC3, with the protein product MFVYLPSILYLSFFLHLVLSQLPPNQISAMTKVYDLLQNDTGSSFAWNGIDRNSTPCSWKGISCNSNNSSLTKVTFSLFTISSSEFLPFICQIDTLESLDVSQNFLSSIPNEFITFCGGISGLKLLNFSGNKLEGFLPTFTGFGKLESLDFSFNDLKGKVDLQLDGLNSLKSLNLSSNMFSGSVPTSLGKFNLLEELHLSANSFEGEFPTQIVNFGNLTLIDLSQNNLFGVIPNILGELSKLQVLILSANKLSGTIPQSLVNIKTLTHFSANQNGFVGNIPFGITTYLRNLDLSFNRLNGTIPQDLLSPLNLQFIYLTCNKLEGPVPSNMSINLIRLRLGQNALNGSFPSASFESLQSLTYLELDNNQLTGPIPSELGKCQKLALLNLAQNKLSGVIPVELGDISNLQVLSLQSNNLVGEIPSNISQLNRLQRLNFSWNLLTGSIPSSLSSLRNLTNLNLQANNLSGRIPVDISNLNVLLELQLGGNQLGGPIPDMPLSLQIALNLSHNLFQGPIPSSFSRLTSLEVLDLSYNRFSGQIPDYLTGMRGLTRLVLSNNQLSGVVPKFENFVSVETGGNGDLIYPSAVAPPQAAAKKRTSIVVAVVVPIACVATIAVFVVIAISTNLHQTEVCWITGDSLHQFQIKLSKAMTAICRPINVMQSNQFYTYYKVMMPCGVYYCIKRIKKKNRSVSLHSLERFKQGLVNIGHLSNYTMAPLACVVESDTTYIVYEYPQHGTLFDLLHGRCDDSTLDWKSRFDIVVGICRGLALLHGGSLFSDQIILFHISSSSIFMKHLNQPLIGDIELGSTFNSSQFSVAVGYVPPEYAYVMKVTEAGNMYSFGVIMLELLTGKPAISEGTELAKWIIQHEDLGEVVDSRVSGNSVQVHQQMLLVLEIALQCLSVSPNERPDAKELLETLLTLGQQFGI